A window of the Agrococcus jejuensis genome harbors these coding sequences:
- a CDS encoding polysaccharide pyruvyl transferase family protein: MRVLIIGDVGVQDGALHAGDEAMLAEAVRQLRARGATEVLAVSSTPDDTAARYGVVALPRLGFSLARQADETQLEARLDALTRAGEGERGALQRDDPAHAVLDAVATCDLVVVAGAGNLSSLWPHHVYERAAIVRIATALSRPVVVSGQTVGPTLSERHGALVREMLRAARLVGVREAASAALLARLDDALAPAATYDDALAIAGEAPAGLPERFCAATVPPSTGLWPRDRVVEAMAALLDHVVERHDLDVVLVPHVAPLDGSLDADAATHADVVGAMRHAQRVTSLGPVEPAQTAAVVAASSLVVSARYHPVVFGLASGIPSVGVTVDEYTETKIAGALEAHGLGDLTVPVIAAATGDAAAIVDAAMAIDRAELVARGEHARAEMERWWDAVAATATEDVPAPSIAYAEHLPVVDEALRAEVDRLAAWQRHQSQALVGSLLIADDLERVLARHTERVRVLENALGEAEAARVEAVLRAQEHEQALTAAHERLGDVAEPVIERMWAQTRSRRHLPGEELAYAIAQRDEAFVQRNLMEAELAAVLSTRMMRWTSGARRAYRAMRGR; encoded by the coding sequence ATGAGGGTCCTGATCATCGGCGACGTCGGCGTGCAGGATGGCGCGCTGCATGCCGGCGACGAGGCGATGCTCGCGGAGGCCGTGCGCCAGCTGCGCGCCCGCGGCGCGACCGAGGTGCTCGCGGTGTCGTCGACGCCCGACGACACCGCCGCCCGCTACGGCGTCGTCGCCCTGCCGAGGCTCGGCTTCTCGCTCGCGCGCCAGGCCGACGAGACGCAGCTCGAGGCTCGCCTCGACGCGCTCACGCGTGCCGGCGAGGGCGAGCGCGGCGCGCTGCAGCGCGACGACCCGGCGCACGCGGTGCTCGACGCCGTCGCGACGTGCGACCTCGTCGTCGTCGCCGGCGCCGGCAACCTGTCGTCGCTCTGGCCGCACCACGTCTACGAGCGCGCGGCGATCGTGCGCATCGCCACGGCGCTGTCGCGCCCCGTCGTCGTCTCGGGCCAGACCGTCGGCCCCACGCTCTCCGAGCGCCACGGCGCGCTCGTGCGCGAGATGCTGCGCGCCGCGCGCCTCGTCGGCGTGCGCGAGGCCGCATCCGCCGCGCTCCTCGCCCGCCTCGACGACGCACTCGCGCCCGCCGCGACGTACGACGACGCCCTGGCCATCGCGGGCGAGGCGCCCGCGGGGCTCCCCGAGCGCTTCTGCGCCGCGACCGTGCCGCCCAGCACGGGCCTGTGGCCGCGCGACCGCGTCGTCGAGGCCATGGCCGCCCTGCTCGACCACGTCGTCGAGCGCCACGACCTCGACGTCGTGCTCGTGCCGCACGTCGCACCGCTCGACGGATCGCTCGACGCCGACGCCGCGACGCACGCCGACGTCGTCGGCGCCATGCGGCACGCGCAGCGCGTGACCTCGCTCGGCCCCGTCGAGCCCGCGCAGACCGCCGCGGTCGTCGCCGCGTCGAGCCTCGTGGTGTCGGCCCGCTACCACCCCGTCGTCTTCGGCCTCGCCTCCGGCATCCCCTCGGTGGGCGTCACGGTCGACGAGTACACCGAGACGAAGATCGCCGGCGCCCTCGAGGCGCACGGCCTCGGCGACCTCACGGTGCCCGTCATCGCCGCCGCGACGGGCGACGCCGCCGCGATCGTCGACGCCGCCATGGCCATCGACCGCGCCGAGCTCGTCGCCCGCGGCGAGCACGCCCGCGCCGAGATGGAGCGCTGGTGGGATGCGGTCGCCGCGACCGCGACGGAGGACGTGCCCGCCCCGTCGATCGCGTACGCCGAGCACCTGCCGGTCGTCGACGAGGCGCTGCGCGCCGAGGTCGACCGCCTCGCCGCGTGGCAGCGGCACCAGTCGCAGGCGCTCGTCGGCTCGCTGCTCATCGCCGACGACCTCGAGCGGGTGCTCGCTCGCCACACCGAGCGCGTGCGCGTGCTCGAGAACGCGCTGGGCGAGGCAGAGGCCGCTCGCGTCGAGGCGGTGCTGCGCGCCCAGGAGCACGAGCAGGCGCTCACGGCGGCGCACGAGCGGCTCGGCGACGTCGCGGAGCCCGTCATCGAGCGCATGTGGGCGCAGACTCGCTCGCGCCGTCACCTGCCCGGCGAGGAGCTCGCCTACGCCATCGCGCAGCGCGACGAGGCGTTCGTGCAGCGCAACCTCATGGAGGCCGAGCTCGCAGCCGTCCTCAGCACGCGCATGATGCGCTGGACGAGCGGCGCACGCCGCGCGTACCGCGCGATGCGCGGGCGCTGA